Proteins from a single region of Budorcas taxicolor isolate Tak-1 chromosome 7, Takin1.1, whole genome shotgun sequence:
- the LOC128051268 gene encoding olfactory receptor 1I1-like → MEPENRTAVSEFLLLGLSEKPEHQIFLFGLFLPMYLVTIFGNLLIILAIITDSHLHTPMYFFLCNLSLVDIFFSSTTIPKMLVNLWNQSKAIPFAGCLAQMYAFHLFGTMDSFLLAVMAIDRFVAIVHPLHYLAIMSPRVCGLLVVGSWLITNLQSIVHTSLMAQLTFCAGSEIPHFFCDLMPLLKLSCSDTHTNELVIFAFGIIMGISPLTCILLSYTCIFWAVFKIPSAQGKWKAFSTCGSHLTVVTLFYGTIFAVYLQPVAPTSSQKDKVAALMCGVVIPMLNPFIYSLRNKNMKAALRKLFSKAATSQS, encoded by the coding sequence ATGGAACCAGAAAACCGAACAGCAGTCTCAGAATTCCTCCTCCTGGGACTCTCAGAAAAACCAGAGCATCAGATCTTCCTCTTTGGGCTGTTCCTGCCCATGTACCTGGTCACCATCTTTGGAAACCTGCTCATCATCCTGGCCATCATCACAGACTCACACCTCCACactcccatgtacttcttcctctgtAACCTGTCGCTGGTGGACATCTTTTTCTCTTCCACCACCATCCCCAAGATGCTGGTGAACCTCTGGAATCAGAGCAAAGCCATCCCCTTTGCAGGCTGCCTTGCCCAGATGTACGCCTTCCACCTGTTTGGGACCATGGACAGCTTCCTCCTGGCTGTGATGGCCATTGATCGGTTCGTGGCCATTGTCCACCCTCTGCACTACTTGGCCATCATGAGTCCCCGTGTGTGTGGGCTGCTGGTGGTGGGGTCGTGGCTGATCACCAACCTCCAGTCCATTGTCCACACCAGCCTCATGGCTCAGTTGACCTTCTGCGCTGGCTCTGAAATCCCCCACTTCTTCTGTGACCTCATGCCCCTGCTGAAGCTCTCCtgctcagacacacacaccaacGAGCTGGTGATCTTTGCTTTTGGCATCATCATGGGCATCAGCCCTCTCACATGCATCCTCCTCTCTTATACCTGCATTTTCTGGGCAGTCTTCAAGATCCCTTCTGCTCAGGGCAAATGGAAAGCCTTCTCCACTTGCGGCTCACACCTCACTGTGGTGACTCTATTCTATGGCACCATCTTCGCTGTGTACCTGCAGCCAGTAGCTCCCACCTCCTCACAGAAGGACAAGGTGGCTGCCTTGATGTGTGGGGTGGTtatccccatgctgaacccctttATCTACAGCCTAAGGAACAAGAACATGAAGGCAGCTCTGAGGAAACTATTCAGCAAAGCAGCTACCTCTCAGTCCTAG